TTAAGCTGCGATGATAAGGTTACACTGCCTGAGCTTGGGAAATTTGAGGTAAAAACAAGAAAAGCTAGAGACGGAGTTAACCCAAATACAGGTGAAAAGATAAGAATCTCTGAAAAGAGAACGGTATCATTTAAGCCGGCAAAAAAGCTATCAGAAGAATTAAACGAGAAATAATCTGATTACTTTAAATACTGTTCATAAAGATATTAAGTTAAATAAATTATGTTTGCTAGTCGCACTATGCGATCCCATCGTGGTTTTTGCTGCAAATGTCGACTAAAGATACGCATATCAGTACCTCGATGAACTTTTTACTTTGGAAAGCGAGCAAAGAGAAACCTCTAAG
The Legionellales bacterium genome window above contains:
- a CDS encoding HU family DNA-binding protein, with protein sequence MRNTLCKVFILSGCIMNKKEFIESLAKAGDFKQEVAEGVYTVFIETLKISLLSCDDKVTLPELGKFEVKTRKARDGVNPNTGEKIRISEKRTVSFKPAKKLSEELNEK